The following coding sequences are from one Triticum aestivum cultivar Chinese Spring chromosome 5A, IWGSC CS RefSeq v2.1, whole genome shotgun sequence window:
- the LOC123107298 gene encoding uncharacterized protein, whose product MGLPALNRLMSMQRDRRRRPTQGRNGLVTSSLAKRKDSPCIHDENSRLDKKSRYSGPPLLEDIWHHIHSLLPLRDAARVACVSHSFRSSWSCFPNLSLTRETLGLDNGVDGLSCPCEVAMDLARKTDHILKNHSGIGVKALKLEICDFPFFNTSCDLDRWLHIAVKPGIEELNLRLIESRASLCREKSHAALCRKISQKSHATVYNFPCSLLDGSGKSIQQLYLNNCALRPTVALGRLRSLTSLNFFFVRITENELRCLFSSSIALEKLTLRSCDELFFLEIPSLLQRLSHLVVEECTNLEVIKSKAPHLYSFGYRGTLVRLSLGDSLQNLYIDASDQDVVHHACADLLHVVPNLEALEISSYYPMDTLVVPGKFLHLQRLCIGFFTPDYDYLSLVSLLDACPSLETFVLSVEPDRVRKESVLGNSSHNLIQMPGHMHRNIKDVHIIGFCYANSMVELTCHILENVKSLEYLTLSISGDDEILCSKSENGICLRMNKYMRMEARKALLAVERHILGKVPSTVELEVVKPCSRCNTL is encoded by the exons ATGGGGCTGCCGGCACTCAATCGGCTCATGTCTATGCAGCGCGATCGGCGTCGCCGGCCAACTCAAGGCCGCA ATGGACTGGTGACTTCATCCCTGGCTAAAAGGAAGGACTCACCCTGCATACATGATGAAAATTCTCGACTTGATAAAAAATCGAGATATTCAGGACCACCCCTTCTAGAG GACATTTGGCATCATATACATTCTCTGCTTCCTCTGCGAGATGCTGCACGTGTTGCCTGCGTGTCTCATTCATTTAGAAGTTCTTGGAGTTGTTTTCCCAATCTCAGCTTAACTAGGGAAACACTGGGTTTGGATAACGGGGTGGATGGATTGTCATGTCCATGTGAAGTAGCGATGGATCTTGCAAGGAAAACCGACCATATTCTAAAAAACCACTCAGGCATTGGCGTTAAGGCACTCAAGCTTGAAATATGTGATTTCCCCTTTTTCAACACCTCCTGTGATCTCGATCGTTGGCTTCATATTGCTGTCAAACCAGGGATTGAGGAACTTAACCTCCGGCTTATTGAATCTCGTGCATCTCTTTGTCGAGAAAAATCTCATGCGGCTCTTTGTCGAAAGATATCTCAAAAATCACATGCAACTGTGTACAACTTTCCATGCTCACTTTTAGATGGGAGTGGCAAGTCGATCCAGCAGCTTTATCTCAACAACTGTGCCCTCCGTCCCACGGTTGCACTTGGCCGCTTAAGAAGCCTGACTAGTCTAAATTTTTTTTTTGTGCGTATTACAGAAAATGAGTTAAGGTGCCTTTTTTCCAGTTCAATTgctttggagaaactgacactcagGTCCTGCGATGAATTATTTTTCCTGGAGATACCTAGCCTGTTGCAGCGGCTTAGCCACCTGGTTGTTGAGGAGTGTACAAATCTGGAAGTGATAAAGAGCAAAGCCCCTCATCTGTACAGTTTTGGATATCGTGGTACCCTAGTACGACTATCTCTTGGTGATTCATTGCAAAACCTATACATTGATGCTTCAGATCAGGAcgttgttcatcatgcttgtgcCGATCTTCTGCACGTGGTGCCAAATCTTGAAGCTCTTGAAATATCTTCATATTATCCG ATGGATACACTGGTGGTACCTGGCAAATTTCTCCACCTCCAACGACTATGTATTGGGTTTTTTACCCCAGACTATGACTATTTGTCTCTGGTTTCTTTACTCGATGCGTGTCCTTCCTTGGAGACTTTTGTATTGTCC GTAGAGCCAGATCGCGTGAGGAAAGAATCAGTTTTAGGAAATTCTTCTCATAATCTAATCCAGATGCCAGGCCACATGCATAGGAACATAAAGGATGTGCATATCATTGGCTTCTGTTATGCAAACAGCATGGTTGAGCTAACATGCCATATACTTGAGAATGTGAAGTCGCTTGAGTACCTTACACTGAGCATCTCTGGGGATGATGAAATTTTGTGTTCTAAAAGTGAAAATGGTATATGCCTTCGAATGAACAAGTATATGAGGATGGAAGCCCGCAAAGCACTCTTGGCCGTGGAAAGACACATTTTGGGGAAAGTTCCATCTACCGTAGAGTTAGAAGTTGTGAAGCCTTGCAGCCGGTGCAATACTCTTTAA
- the LOC123107300 gene encoding uncharacterized protein, whose amino-acid sequence MDLARKIDHILKNHSGIGVKALKLEICGFPFFNNSCDLDRWLHIAVKPGIEELDMKLLSTYVALCRKKSHATICRKISEAAFCRKKSHTNVYNFPFSLLDGSGKSIQQLHLYNCALRPTTGLGHLRSLTRLELFRVSITEDELRCLFSSSIALEKLVLRSCNELSFLEIPSLLQQLNHLVVMDCGNLEVIKSKAPNLYIFHYGGTLIPLSLGDSLQNLYIDALLGRQDVVPYPWADLLRMVPHLEDLQISSYCARDTLVVPGKFLHLQCLCIGAFNPDYDYLSLVSFLDACPSLETFILSVDADRVRQESVLAESSHDLRQMPGHVHRNIKDVFIIGFCSAKSMVELTCHMLENAKSLEYLTLNTSSNPEISCSDSENGRCLPMSKHMRKEARKALLAVERYILGKVPCSVELEVVKPCSRCNTLEI is encoded by the exons ATGGATCTTGCAAGGAAAATCGACCACATTCTCAAAAACCACTCAGGCATTGGCGTTAAGGCACTCAAGCTTGAAATATGTGGTTTCCCCTTTTTCAACAACTCTTGCGATCTCGATCGATGGCTTCACATTGCTGTCAAACCAGGGATTGAAGAACTTGACATGAAGCTTTTATCAACTTATGTAGCTCTTTGTCGAAAAAAATCTCATGCAACTATTTGTCGAAAGATATCTGAGGCGGCTTTTTGTCGAAAAAAATCCCATACAAATGTGTACAACTTTCCATTCTCACTTTTAGATGGGAGTGGCAAGTCGATCCAGCAGCTTCATCTCTACAATTGCGCCCTCCGCCCCACAACAGGACTTGGCCACTTAAGAAGCCTGACTAGACTCGAATTGTTTCGTGTGAGTATTACAGAAGATGAGTTAAGGTGCCTTTTTTCCAGTTCAATTGCTTTGGAGAAACTGGTACTCAGGTCCTGCAATGAATTATCTTTCTTGGAGATACCTAGCCTGTTGCAGCAGCTTAACCACCTGGTTGTCATGGATTGTGGAAATCTGGAAGTGATAAAGAGCAAAGCCCCTAATCTATACATTTTTCATTATGGTGGTACCCTAATACCGCTATCACTTGGTGATTCATTGCAGAACCTATACATTGATGCTTTATTAGGTCGCCAAGATGTTGTTCCTTATCCTTGGGCCGATCTTCTGCGCATGGTGCCACATCTTGAAGATCTCCAAATATCTTCGTATTGTGCG AGGGATACACTGGTGGTGCCTGGCAAATTCCTCCACCTCCAATGCCTATGTATTGGGGCTTTTAACCCAGACTATGATTATTTGTCTCTGGTTTCTTTTCTCGATGCGTGTCCTTCCTTGGAGACTTTCATTTTATCT GTAGATGCGGATCGCGTGAGGCAAGAATCGGTTTTAGCAGAATCTTCGCATGATCTAAGGCAGATGCCAGGACACGTGCATAGGAACATAAAGGATGTGTTTATCATTGGCTTTTGTTCAGCGAAGAGCATGGTTGAGTTAACATGCCATATGCTTGAGAATGCGAAGTCGCTTGAGTACCTTACACTGAACACCTCTTCGAACCCTGAAATTTCGTGCTCTGATAGTGAAAATGGTAGATGCCTCCCGATGAGCAAGCATATGAGGAAGGAAGCCCGCAAAGCGCTCTTGGCCGTGGAAAGATACATTTTGGGGAAAGTTCCCTGTAGTGTGGAGTTAGAAGTTGTGAAGCCTTGCAGCCGGTGCAATACTCTTGAAATTTAG